A genome region from Triticum aestivum cultivar Chinese Spring chromosome 2B, IWGSC CS RefSeq v2.1, whole genome shotgun sequence includes the following:
- the LOC123041352 gene encoding uncharacterized protein has protein sequence MSELMYMPTDLLWFLSYQIVAAAVTPVSRERAALRRLLLRREAFPALTLWSSAGSVSLEGVCGLDRLLGVRPLRPSSSSCSEALMREWEPGVVPAPPQPASRDSAMRSGGANDARNNTAGIAFRGMASLAFCPRRCFSHQGHLCQYGLPA, from the exons ATGTCTGAACTAATGTACATGCCTACCGATTTGTTGTGGTTCCTGTCCTATCAAATCGTGGCGGCGGCGGTCACTCCGGTGAGCCGGGAGCGCGCTGCTCTTCGCCGCCTGCTTCTTCGACGGGAGGCGTTTCCTGCACTGACTCTTTGGTCTTCCGCTGGATCGGTTTCTTTGGAGGGAGTCTGCGGGCTGGATCGGCTGTTGGGTGTGCGTCCCCTgcgtccttcttcatcttcctgctCGGAG GCGCTGATGCGGGAGTGGGAGCCCGGTGTGGTGCCCGCGCCGCCGCAGCCGGCGAGCAGAGACAGTGCCATGAGAAGCGGCGGCGCCAACGACGCAAGAAACAACACCGCCGGAATTGCCTTCCGCGGCATGGCTTCCCTCGCCTTCTGTCCCCGCCGATGCTTTTCGCATCAGGGGCATCTCTGCCAGTACGGCCTCCCTGCTTAG